From Scomber scombrus chromosome 6, fScoSco1.1, whole genome shotgun sequence, the proteins below share one genomic window:
- the psma1 gene encoding proteasome subunit alpha type-1 produces MFRNQYDNDVTVWSPQGRIHQIEYAMEAVKQGSATVGLKSRTQAVLVALKRAQSELAAHQKKILHVDNHIGISIAGLTADARLLCNFMRQECLDSRFVFDRPLPASRLVSLVGSKTQIPTQRYGRRPYGVGLLIAGFDDMGPHIFQTCPSANYFDCKAMSIGARSQSARTYLERCMDKFADCNLNDLVQHGLRALRETLPAEQDLTTKNVSIGIVGKDMEFTIYDDDDVAPFLEGLEERPQRKVAQPADEPAPGEAASDEPMEH; encoded by the exons ATG ttTCGCAATCAGTACGACAACGACGTGACAGTATGGAGCCCACAG GGCCGCATCCATCAGATCGAGTATGCCATGGAGGCAGTGAAGCAAGGATCTGCAACTGTAGGACTCAAATCCAGAACCCAAGCAGTCCTGGTTGCACTAAAG AGAGCCCAGTCTGAGCTGGCCGCCCACCAGAAGAAGATTCTCCATGTTGACAACCACATCGGTATCTCCATCGCTGGACTGACTGCTGATGCCAGACTGCTCTG TAACTTCATGCGCCAGGAGTGCTTGGACTCCAGATTCGTCTTCGACAGGCCCCTCCCAGCATCACGTCTAGTCTCTCTTGTCGGCAGCA AAACCCAAATCCCAACACAGAGGTATGGAAGGAGGCCCTATGGCGTTGGACTCCTCATTGCTGGCTTTGAT GACATGGGACCTCACATCTTCCAGACCTGCCCGTCAGCCAACTATTTTGACTGCAAAGCCATGTCCATCGGAGCGCGTTCCCAGTCTGCCCGCACCTACCTGGAGAGATGCATGGACAAGTTTGCTGACT GTAATCTGAATGATCTGGTTCAGCATGGCCTCCGTGCTCTCAGAGAAACCCTCCCCGCAGAGCAGGACCTCACTACCAAG AATGTTTCCATCGGCATCGTGGGGAAGGATATGGAGTTCAccatttatgatgatgatgatgttgctCCCTTCCTGGAGGGACTGGAGGAGAGGCCACAGAGAAAG GTCGCCCAGCCTGCAGATGAACCAGCTCCTGGAGAGGCAGCCAGCGACGAGCCAATGGAGCACTGA
- the LOC133982194 gene encoding calcitonin-1-like, producing MVMLKISAFLVAYALVICQMYCSQAAPARPGMESMSDRVTLTDYEARRLLNAIVKEFVQMTAEELEQQATEGNSMDRHLTKRCSNLSTCVLGKLSQELHKLQTFPRTNVGAGTPGKKRSAPESDSYASYGETFDSI from the exons ATGGTTATGTTGAAGATCTCTGCTTTCCTCGTTGCCTACGCCCTGGTCATTTGCCAGATGTACTGCTCACAAGCCGCCCCTGCCAG ACCGGGTATGGAGTCCATGTCAGACCGAGTCACGCTCACGGATTACGAGGCGCGAAGGTTACTCAACGCCATCGTCAAGGAGTTTGTGCAGATGACGGCAGAGGAGCTGGAGCAGCAGGCGACTGAAGGAAACAG CATGGACAGGCACCTAACCAAGCGCTGCTCCAACCTCAGCACCTGTGTGCTGGGCAAACTGTCTCAGGAGCTGCACAAGTTGCAGACGTTCCCTCGCACGAACGTGGGAGCAGGAACGCCCGGCAAGAAGCGCAGTGCGCCTGAGAGTGACAGCTATGCAAGCTACGGCGAGACGTTTGACAGCATCTAA